Within Streptomyces roseirectus, the genomic segment GTCGCCGGGCTCTCCCGGCTCTCGGGGCCGGAGTCCGAGGGCGGCCGTTAGACTCGGCGCTTCCCAGTACCGGCCCCTGAAGTGGATGAGACGTGGCGGACCTCGAACTGCTGACCCAGTACCTGGCGCGCAACGTCAAGCACTGGCGGGCGGTACGCGGCTTCACGCTCGACGTGCTCGCCGCGCGGGCCGGGGTGAGCCGGGGGATGCTCATCCAGATCGAGCAGGCCCGCACCAACCCCAGCATCGGCACGGTCGTCAAGATCGGCGACGCGCTCGGCGTCAGCATCACGACCCTCCTCGACCACGAACAGGGCACGAAGGTACGGATCGTGCCCGCCGAGGACGCCGTACGCCTGTGGCACACCGACGCCGGCAGCTACAGCCGCCTCCTCGCGGGCACCGAGGCGCCGGGGCCCGTGGAGCTGTGGGAGTGGAAGCTCATGCCGGGCGAGAGCAGCACGTCCGAGCCGCATCCCGCCGGGACCGTCGAACTCCTCCACGTCACCTCCGGGGAACTCACGCTCACGGTCGACGACACCGAGTACCGGGTCCCCGCCGGCGCCAGCGCCACGTTCGACGCCAACAGCCCCCACACGTACGGGAATCAGGGTGCCGTGCCCGCGACGCTGGTCCTCGCGGTCTCGGTGCCGCCGGTGTCCTGAGCCGCTGTTACCGTGCGTCCATGCGCGCACCCATCGGAGACTTCGACACCGCGACCCCCGCCCCCGACTGCCTCGACGACCTCGTCGTCCCCGTCGCCGACGCCGTCCGCGGCTGGTCCGCGAGCGTGCCCGCCGAGCAGATCCTGTACGTCGAGACGGACCCGGAGTGGGCCGACACCGCCGCCTTCGTCCAGCACTACGGGCCGGGTCTGCTGGAGCAGTCCGCCAACTGCGTCGTCGTCGCGGGCAGGCGGGGCGGGGAGACGACGCTGGCCGCGTGCCTCGTGCCGTCCGCCACGCGGGTCGATGTGAACGGGGTCGTGCGGCGTCAACTCGGCGCCCGCAAGGCGTCGTTCGCGCCGATGGAGACGGCGGTGGGGGAGTCCGGCATGGAGTACGGGGGGATCACGCCGATCGGACTGCCCGTGGAGTGGCCCCTGTTGGTGGACGCGGCTGTGGTCGAGCTGCCGTGGGTGCTGGTGGGGAGCGGGCGGCGGCGGGGGAAACTGCTGGTGCCGGGGAAGGCGTTCGGGGAACTGCCGGGGGCGGTCGTGGTGGAGGGGTTGGGAGTTGGGGCCTGAGGGGCCCGCGCGCTCGCGTGCTGAGTGGTCAACGGCGTTGGTGGTGCCCCGAGTTCAGGTCCGCATGTGGTGCGCCAGCGTCAAGTGGGGGTCTGTCAGGCCCGGTTGGGGTGCCGGGTCCGCGTGGACCAGGGCCGCCGTGAGGCGGGGGACGGCGTGCAGGAGGGCGTGTTCCGCGTCGACGGCGATCGCGTGGGCCTGACGGACCGTCACCTCGCCGTCCACGACGACCGACACCTCCGCGCGCAGCCGGTGGCCGATCCAGCGCAGCCTCAACTCACCGACGTCCCGCACCCCTCGGACGTCCCGCAGGGCCGTCTCCGCGCGGTCCGTGAGGGCCGGGTCGACGGCGTCCATGACGCGCCGGAACACCTCGCGCGCGGCGTCGCGCAGGACGAGGACGATCGCGGCGGTGATCGCCAGCCCCACGACCGGGTCGGCGAGCCGCCACCCCAGCGCCGAGCCGCCCGCGCCGAGCAGCACCGCGAGCGAGGTGAACCCGTCGGTGCGGGCGTGCAGTCCGTCGGCGACCAGCGCCGCCGAGCCGATCTCGCGGCCGACCCGGATGCGGTACCGGGCCACCCACTCGTTCCCGGCGAACCCCGCCAGCGCGGCGACGGCCACCGCGCCGACGTGCTCGACCGGACGCGGCTCCAGCAGCCGCCCCAGCGCCGCCCAGCCGGCGAACGCCGCCGACGCCGCGATCGTCAGCACGATCACGATGCCCGCCAGGTCCTCCGCCCGCCCGTAGCCGTACGTGAAGCGCCGCGTGGCCGCACGCCGGCCCAGGACGAACGCGATCCCGAGGGGGAGTGCCGTGAGCGCGTCCGCCCCGTTGTGGACGGTGTCCCCGAGGAGGGCCACCGAGCCGGAGAGGGCGACGACGACGGCCTGGAGCGCTGTGGTCGCGCCGAGCACGGTGAGTGAGATCCACAGGGCGCGCATGCCGCGTGCGGAGGACTCCAGGGCCGGGTCGAGTTTGTCGGCGGTCTCGTGGGAGTGGGGGCGCAGGAGGTGGGCGAGGCGGTGGCGGAGGGGGCGCGGGTGCTCGTGGGCGTGCGCGTGGTGATGTCCGTCGTCGCCGTGGTGCTCGTGCCGTTCGTTCATAGGGGCCCCTTCCCTCGCCTCACTCTGGACGTACCCCGCGCGGAGCCGCATCATGTGCGTATGAGCGCACGCATGCACCTGTCACCTGCACATCATGCGCACCCACACACCCCCGGCGAGGAACAGATCGCCCTCGCCGCCGAACTCCTCGCCCTCCTGGGCGACCGCACACGGCTCACGCTGCTGCACGCGCTGACCGAGGGCGAGGCGGACGTCGGGACCCTCACCGAGGTGTGCGGGGCGGCCCGGCCGGCGGTCAGCCAGCACCTCGCGCGGCTGCGGCTGGCCGGTCTCGTGGGCACACGCAAGGAAGGGCGGCGGGTGATCTACTCGCTGCGCCACGGGCACCTGGGACGGCTGGTCGAGGAGGCGCTGAACGTCGCAGACCACCGCATGCGCGAGGCTCAGTAGTGCTCGGCGCTGCCCAGGTACTGCTCCGCGAACGCCGCCGCGGCGGTGGGGGAGGTGAACAGGCGGCGCAGGCGCGCGAAGGAGGTGCCCGCGCGGAAGGGGTCGCCGGTGGCGGAGCCGTGGTACAGCTCGGAGAGCCACTGGGAGAACTCCTGGTAGTCCCAGACGCGGCGCAGACAGGTGTCCGAGTAGTCGTCGAGGCCGCGGCCGTCGCCGCGCAGGAGGTAGGCCACCAGGGCGTCGCCGAGGAGGAACGCGTCGTGGAGGGCGAGGTTGAGGCCCTTGGCGGCGATCGGGGCGATCAGGTGGGCGGCGTCGCCGGCGAGGAAGAGGCGCCCGTAGGACATGGGCTCGACCACGTAGTCGTGCAGGTCGAGGACGCGTTTCTCGATCAGCTCGCCCTCGGTCAGCGAGGGCGCGCCGGCCGCCGCGAGACGGGTGCGCAGCGCCGCCCACACGCGCGCGTGCGACCAGTTGTCCGGGTCGTCCCCGGGCGGGCACTGGAGGTAGTAGCGGGTCACCTCGGAGCTGCGGGCCATGTGCCCGGCGAACCCGTCGGGATGCACCCCGAACAGCACACAGTCCGACGACGGCGGCGCCTGCGCGAGCAGCGCCAGCCAGCCCACGCCGTAGTCGTGCCGCGCCACGCGCGCGTGCCCCTCCGGCACCGCCGCCCGGCTCACCCCGCGCGCGCCGTCCGCGCCGACCACGAAGTCGCAGTGCAGCAGCCGCCGTTCACCCGTCTCGGCGTCCGTGTACGACACCGTCGGGCGCGCGCTCGCCAGCCCCTCGATCCCGACGTCCCGCACACCGAAGCGGGCGTCCCCCGCGCGGACGTCCACGTACTCCCGGACCAGGTCCGTGACCAGCGACTGCTGCGGGTAGACGTAGTGGTGACGGCCGGTCAGCTCGCCGTAGGGGAAGCGGTAGCCCGCCCCGCCGAACCGGAACTCGCACGCCGTGTGCCGCGCGGCCCGCTTGAGGAGCTGGTGCCCGAGCCCGCGCCGGTCCAGCGCGAGGACGGCCCAGTCCTCCAGCACGCCCGCGCGCGGGCGCTGTTCGATGACCGCCCTGCTCTCCGCCTCCAGCACCACGCAGTCCACCGACGCGGCCCGCAGGAGCGTGCCGACGGTGAGACCTGCGGGACCCGCGCCGATGACGACGACCGGAACGCGTTCGGGGGACGGTGAGTTCACCCCGCCATTATGGACAGCGGGTCTGACAGCGGCCTCCGCCTACCGGCCCAGCCTGGGGATCTCGATCGCCGGGCAGCGGTCCATGACCATGTCGAGGCCCGCCGCACGCGTCCGCGCGTACGCGTCCTCGTCGACGACGTCCAGCTGGAACCACACCGCCTTCGCGCCCTTCGCCACCGCGTCGTCGGCGACCGCGCCCGCGAGGTCGCTGTTGACGAAGACGTCGACGACGTCCACGTCGAACGGGATCTCCGCGAGGGACGCGTAACCGGGCTCCCCGTGGACCGTCTCCGCCTTCGGGTGCACCGGCACGACCCGCTTGCCGAACCGCTGAAGCACCTCGGCGACCCGGTACGCGGCGCGCGCACGGTTCGTCGACAGCCCCACCACCGCCCACGTGTCGCCGCTCTCGGTGAGGATCGTGCGGATCGTCGCGTCGTCGCCGTACACGGTCGGCCTCCTGGAAGCGCGGGTGAACCTGTCTGTCGTGCCAACCACGAGGGAGGGCGGGTGATTCCACGGACCCGGCACGCGCCCGGTCCGCCTCGCCTCGCGCGCGTACGGCCGCGCGTACACGGGGAACACGCCACCGCTGTCTGTTTCCCTGCCATTCCCCGCCTTTCCGCCCCATCGGACTGCACGCGGGCCCCCGGCCGCCTACGCTCACCCCGTGCTCCGCATCATCGACGCCCGTACCGGCGAGTCCGTCGCCGCAGCCCCTGTCCGCCGCGGTCTGACCCGGGTCGAGGCGCACGCCTCCGGGTACGGCACCGGATCGCTGAGGGTGCTGCTCGTCGCCGACCTCCTCGTGCGCGCGCTGGAACTCGGCGGCACCCCCGTGTGGGCCCTGCTCACCGGCGCCCGCGAACAGGACGAACTGCGGGCCGGCGCGGCGGCGCTCGGCGCACGGCCCTTCGAGGACAGCAGGGACGTCGGCGCCGGCCTCGGGGAGGCCCAGGTGGTGCACGTCGCCCGCGACGACGACCCCGTCCCGGCCGGCACGCTGCTCACCGTGGCCCCCGTGGAGGGCCTGACGAGCCCGCCGACGGCCCCGGACGCCGACCCGGCGGTCCTGCGCCTCGCACTGCTCTCCGCACGCCGCCAGACGCCGCTGAGGCTCGACGCGGACACCCTGGACCAGGCCCGCGACACCCTCGCCCGCTGGCGCCACGCCGTCGCCGACTGGGCCCGCAGACCCTCACGCCCGGTCCCCGACACCGTCCGCACACAGCTCCGGCACGCCTGGGACGACGACCTCGACGTCCCGGCGGTCCTGCGCACCCTGCGCGCCGTCGAGACCGACCCCGCCCTCCCCGACGGCGCCCGCTTCGAGACGTACGCGTACGCCGACCGTTTCCTCGGCCTCGACCTCGCCCGCGACCTGGGGAGCACGACATGAACGGCCCGCGATCCGGGGAGTCCGACATGAACGCCCGAAGCGACGGCGGCCCCGGCGCCCGCGAAGACGACCACCACGCGCACACGAGCGCCGGGGATGCCCCATCGGCGGTGCCCACCCACGCGCACGCGAGCGCCGGTCCCCTGCGTCGGCTGGTCGTCCTGCGGCACGCCAAGTCCGCCTGGCCCGACGGCGTCCCCGACCACGACCGCCCCCTCGGCCCGCGCGGACTGCGTGACGCCCCCGCCGCCGGCCGCGCCCTCGCCGAGGCCGACTGCCTCCCCGACCTCGCCCTGTGCTCCACGGCCGAGCGGGCGCGCCGCACCTGGGAGCTGGCCTCCGCCCAGTGGGCCACCCCGCCCCCGGCCCGCCACGACCCCCGCCTCTACGGGGCCGACGTCCCCGGCCTCCTGGACGTCGTCCACGAGACCCCCTCCGACGTGGAGACCCTGCTCCTGGTCGGCCACAACCCCGGCCTGGAGGACCTGGTCCTGACGCTGGCGGGCGACGCCGTGGACGACGCCCTGGAGCGCGTCGCCGAGAAGTTCCCCACCTCGGCGATCGCGGTCCTCGCGTGGCACGCGCCCACCTGGCACACGCTCGCGCACGGAACGGCACTCCTGACATCCGTGACGGTCCCCCGCGGGAAGAAGCCCCGGCCGGCCGGCGACTAGGCTGACCGGATGCAGGACGAGTACCGCACCGTCGCCCGCGCGGGCGTCCACGAGACCGAGGTCAACCGCTCACGCTTCCTGTGCGCACTCGCTCCGGCGGCCACCGAGAAGGCCGCCCAGGACTTCATCGCGGCCGTCCGCAAGGAGCACGCCGACGCCACGCACAACTGCTGGGCGTACGTCATCGGCGCCGACGCCTCCGTCCAGAAGGCCAGCGACGACGGCGAACCGGGCGGCACCGCCGGGCTCCCGATGCTCCAGATGCTGACCCGCAGGGACATGCGGTACGTCGTCGCCGTCGTCACCCGGTACTACGGCGGCGTCAAGCTCGGCGCGGGCGGACTCATCCGGGCCTACGGGGGCGCCGTCGGCGAGGCCATCGACACGCTCGGCACCCTCACCCGCCGCCGCTTCCGCCTCGCCACCCTCACCGTCGACCACCAGCGCGCCGGCAAACTCCAGAACGACCTGCGCGCCACCGGCCGCGAGGTCCGCGACGTCCGCTACGGCGAGGCGGTGACGATCGAGATCGGCCTCCCCGACGCCGACGTCCCCGCCTTCCGGGGCTGGCTCGCGGACGCGACGGCGGGCACGGCGGGGTTCGAGCTGGGCGGAGAGGCGTACGGGGACGTGTGAGACGCGGCGGGGGCTCGCGAAGGCCGGTGTGAGGCCCGGTGCCGGTGTGACCGCCCGTGATGTCAGACCCGGCCGTTAACCTCGGGGACCATGAGGTTCCTGCACACTTCCGACTGGCATCTGGGCCGTGCGTTCCACCGGGTGAACATGCTCGGCGCCCAGGCCGAGTTCATCGCCCACCTCGTCGCGACCGCGCGTGAACGCGAGGTCGACGCGGTGGTCGTGTCGGGAGACGTGTACGACAGGGCGGTCCCGCCGCTCGCGGCGGTGGAGCTGTTCGACGACGCCCTGCACCGCCTCGCCGGCCTCGGCGTGCCGACGGTGATGATCTCCGGCAACCACGACTCGGCCCGCCGCCTGGGCGTCGGCGCCGGACTGATCGACCGCGCGGGCATCCACCTCCGCACGGACCCGGCGTCGGCGGGCACCCCGGTGCTCCTGCGCGACCCGCACGGGGACGTCGCCCTCTACGGCCTGCCCTACCTCGAACCGGCGCTCGTGAAGGACGAGTTCGGCGTCGACAGGCCCGGCCACGAGGCGGTCCTCGCCGCCGCCATGGACCGCGTCCGCGCCGACCTCGCCACCCGCGCGCCCGGCACCCGTTCCATCGTCCTCGCGCACGCCTTCGTGACCGGAGGGCAGCCCAGCGACAGCGAACGGGACATCACGGTCGGCGGCGTCGCGGCCGTCCCGGCGGGCGTCTTCGACGGCGTCGACTACGTGGCCCTGGGCCACCTGCACGGCGCGCAGACCCTCACCGACCGCGTCCGCTACTCCGGCTCGCCCCTGCCGTACTCGTTCTCGGAGTCGACGCACCGCAAGAGCATGTGGCTGGTCGACCTGGACGCGGACGGCGCGGTGACGGCCGAGCGGATCGACTGCCCCGTCCCGCGCGCGCTGGCCCGCCTCAGGGGCACCCTGGACGACCTCCTGGCGGACCCGGAACTGGCACGGCACGAGGACGCCTGGGTGGAGGCCACCCTCACCGACACCGTCCGCCCCGCCGACCCCATGGCCCGCCTGACGGCCCGTTTCCCGCACACCCTGAACCTCGTCTTCGCCCCCGACCGGGCCCCCGAGGACCCCGAGGCGTCCTACGCGCGCCGCCTCGCCGGCCGCACGGACCAGCAGATCGCGGAGGACTTCGTGACCCACGTGCGCGGAGCGGCCCCGGACACCGACGAACAGGGCGTGCTGGCGGCGGCGTTCGACGCGGTGCGCGAGGACGAGACCCTGCGGGAGGTGGCCCGATGAGGCTCCACCGCCTGACCCTCACCGCCTTCGGCCCCTTCGGCACCACCCAGACCGTCGACTTCGACGCCCTCTCCACGGCCGGCCTGTTCCTCCTGCACGGGCCCACGGGCGCCGGCAAGACGTCCGTCCTGGACGCCGTCTGCTACGCCCTGTACGGCTCGGTCCCGGGCGCCCGGCAGAGCGGCCAGGGCCTCACCCTGCGCAGCGACCACGCGGCGCCCGAGGTGCGCACGGAGGTCGTCCTCGACCTGACCGTGGCGGGCCGCCGGCTGGAGATCACCCGGCAGCCCCCGTGGGAGCGTCGCAAGAAGCGCGGCGCGGGCACCACGCTCGACAAGGCCCAGACCTGGCTGCGCGAGCACAAGGCGGGCACCTGGCAGGACCTCAGCCGCTCCCACCAGGAGATCGGCGAGGAGATCACCCAGCTCCTGGGCATGAGCCGCGAACAGTTCTGCCAGGTCGTCCTCCTCCCGCAGGGCGACTTCGCGCGGTTCCTGCGCGCGGACGCCGAAGCCCGCGGCAGACTGCTGGGCCGCCTCTTCGACACGCAGCGCTTCGCCGAGGTCGAGCGCCGCCTGGCCGACCGCCGCCGCACGGCGGAGACCCGCGTCAAGGACGGCGACGCGGCCCTCCTCGCGGACGCCCACCGCATGCAGCAGGCCGCCGGCGGCGCCATGGACCTCCCGGACCTCACCCCCGGCGAACCGGGGCTCGCGCAAGCCGTCCTCGCCGCCGCCGCGATCGCCCGCAGCACCGCCCGCGAACAGCTCACGATCGCCCACTGCGCCCGCACGGCGGCCGAGTCCGCCCAGACGGCCGCCCAGCGCGCCCTGGACGACGTACGCGAACTCGCCCGCCTCCAGCGGCGCTTCGCCGAGGCGCAGGCCCGTGCCGCCCTCCTCCAGGAGCGCTCCGGCGCCTACGAGGAGGCGCGCGCCCGCATGGAGCGCTCGCGCAAGGCGGAGGCGGTCAAGCCGGCGCTGGACCTGCGCGAGGCCGCCGACGCCGAACACCGCAGGGCGACAGCCGACGAGGCACGCGCGCGTGCCGCACTCCCCGCGCCCCGCACCGAGGCCGAGGCGCCCCTCACGGAGGCCGACGCCGTCTCCCTCACCGCCGCCGCACGCCGCACCACCGAGGAACTGGGCGGCCTGGAGTCGGCCCGCAGGGCGGAACACCGGCTCACCGCACTCGTCACCGAACGCACGGCCCTGGACCGCCAGGAGCGCGCCGACGCCGCCGACCTCACCGAGGCGGAAACCTGGCTCGCCGGCTGGGACACCACCCGCGCGGCCCTCCAGCGGCGCGTCGACGCCGCCCAGGACGCCACGACCCGGGCTGAACAGCTCGCCGGCCGCCGAGACCCCGTCCGCAAGCGGCTCACCGCCGCCGAACTCCGCGACCGCCTCGCCGTGGACGTCGACGCCGCCCAGGAACGCGCCCTCGCCTCCGCGAAGGCCGCCCAGCAGGCCCGCGCACACTGGCTCGACCTGCGCGAACAGCGCCTGGAGGGCATCGCCGCCGAACTCGCCGCGAGCCTCGTCGACGGCGCCCCCTGCGCCGTCTGCGGCGCCACCGAGCACCCCGCGCCCGCGCGCAAGGACGCCGGACACGTCGACCGCGCGGCGGAGGAACGCGCCTACGCCGACTCCCAGCACGCGGCACAGGCACACGAGCAGGACGAACAGCGCCTCCACCACGCCCAGCAGGCCCTGGCCGCCGCCTCCGCCGAGGCCGGCGACACCCCGACCGCCGCCCTCGCCGCCGAAGCGGACGACCTCGAACGGCAGTACGCGCACGCGCGCCGGGAAGCCTCCGACCTCCACCCCGCCCGCGAGGAACTGCGCCACGCCGAGCAGGAACACGCGCGCCGCAGCGCCGTCCAGCGCGACGCGGCCGTCCGCGTCGCCTCCCGGCTCGGGCAGCGCGAGAGCCTGGAGCGCGAACAGGCCGCGCTGGAGGAGGAGCTGACGCGGGCCCGCGGCACCGCCGCGAGCGTCGCCGCACGCGCGGCCGACCTGGAGCGCCGGGCGGAGCTGCTGACCGGCGCGGCGGACGCCGTCCGCGCGGCCGAGGAGAGCGCCGGGCGCCTCAAGGACGCCGACGGCCGCCTCGCCGAGGCCGCCTACCGCGCGGGCTTCACCACCCCCCGCGAGGCCGCCGACGCCCTCCTGGCCCCCGACGTCCACCGCGACCTGCAACACCGCCTGGACGCCTGGCAGGCCGAGGAGGCGGCCGTCCGCGCGGTCCTCGCCGAACCCGCGACGGCCGCCGCAGCCCAGCGCCCGCCCGCCGACCTCACCGGCGCCGAACGTGCCGCGTCCGCCGCCGCCGAGGCACTGCGCCGGGCCGCCTCCGCACGGGACGCCGCCGCCCGCCGCTGCGAGGAACTGGACCGCCTCTCCGCGCGCGCGGCCGACGGCGTACGGCGCCTCGCGCCGCTGCGCCGGGAGTACGACCGGGTGGCCCGGCTCGCCGGGCTCACGGCGGGCACCTCGGCGGACAACGAACGCAAGATGCGCCTGGAGGCGTACGTGCTCGCCGCCCGCCTCGAACAGGTCGCCGCCGCCGCGACCGCACGGCTCCAGCGCATGTCGGCGGGCCGCTACACCCTCGTCCACTCCGCCGACCGCTCGGGGCGCGGGCGCAGCGGGCTCGGGCTGCACGTCGTGGACGCCTGGACCGGGCGCGAGCGCGACACCGCGACCCTGTCCGGCGGGGAGACGTTCTTCGCGTCCCTCGCGCTCGCCCTCGGCCTCGCCGACGTCGTCACCGACGAGGCGGGCGGGGTGCGCCTGGACACCCTCTTCATCGACGAGGGCTTCGGCAGCCTCGACGACCAGACCCTCGACGAGGTCCTGGACGTCCTGGACTCACTGCGCGAACGCGACCGCAGCGTCGGCATCGTCAGCCACGTCGCCGACCTGCGCCGGCGCGTCCACGCCCAACTGGAGGTGGTGAAGGACCGCACGGGGTCGACGCTGCGCCGGCGCGGTCACTGACCGAGCGCGCGCCGGGGCAGGGGCGAGGAGTACACGACGCTCGTCGTCACCGACCCGAGCGCGCCGATCTTCCCCGACACCTCCTCCAGGTGCCGCATCGAGCGGGCGGCGACCTTGATGACGAAACAGTCGTCGCCCGTCACGTGGTGCGCCTCCAGGATCTCCGGGGTGACCGCCACCAGGTCGTGGAACGGCTTGTAGTTGCCGTTGGGGTACCTCAGCCGCACGAACGCCAGGATCGGCAGGCCCAGCCGCTCCGGGTCGACGACCGCCGCGTACCCCTGGATCACCCCGGCCTCCTCCAGCCGCCGCACCCGCTCCGTCACCGCGCTCGGCGACATCGACACGGCGCGCGCGAGGTCGGCGAACGAGGCGCGGCCGTCACGCTGGAGGACGTCGAGGATGCGCCAGTCGGTGGCGTCCGGGGAATACGCGGTCATGGAGCCAGAGTGGCGGGGAATCCCCGGCAGAACAAGATCAGGACCGGGGAACCCGCCTTCAAGGCCGGCGTCACCGGCCGTAGATTTCTCGCCATGACGACGACCACGAACCCCGTACTGCGCACCGCGCCCGCCGCCCCCGCCGAAGCCGCCGCCTACTTCCGCGCGAGCCTCGCCTTCCACGCGGACGTCTCCGACGTCGCCGCCGCGCTGCCCACCGACGAGTTCGTCGTCCTCGACTCCCGCTCCACCGAGGCGTGGGACCAGGGGCACATCCCCGGCGCGATCCACCTGCCGACCGCCCTCATCCCCGAGCAGGCGGACCGACTTCTCGACAAGAGCGTGCCGGTGGTCACCTACTGCTGGGGCCCCGGCTGCAACGGCGCCACCCGCGCCGCCCTCGCGCTCGCCGAACTCGGCTACCAGGTCAAGGAGATGCTGGGCGGATTCGAGTACTGGGTGCGCGAGGGCTTCGCGTTCGAGACGTGGGA encodes:
- a CDS encoding rhodanese-like domain-containing protein, yielding MTTTTNPVLRTAPAAPAEAAAYFRASLAFHADVSDVAAALPTDEFVVLDSRSTEAWDQGHIPGAIHLPTALIPEQADRLLDKSVPVVTYCWGPGCNGATRAALALAELGYQVKEMLGGFEYWVREGFAFETWEGAERRVPDPLTAPADSGDCGC